A genomic region of Jeotgalibaca ciconiae contains the following coding sequences:
- a CDS encoding glycoside hydrolase family 43 protein produces MAYLFVHFKEKKTPDGEQVYFGISREGFEWELVNEGNPILWSYFGDKGVRDHTIIRTEANDFVIMSTDLSLSYGMLNQYQDSWEKIGREGSKSLMLWRSKDLINWEKQETIQLGDENFGCLWAPDIIYDRQNQDYVVHWSSAHARNNYGQKAIYYSRTKDFKDFSMPEILYQKPDSGVIDSAIYEEDGQYYLFVKSEAHPEKIILLRSEQVTGPYERVVNFDKSMADLEAGVYEAPTAVKTADGSWCLFLDFYGTTTEKQGYIPFVADALVNGNFVRSDEKFSFPYGYKHGTILSITEEEYGRLKNYKKPISEF; encoded by the coding sequence ATGGCTTACCTATTTGTCCATTTTAAAGAAAAGAAAACTCCTGATGGAGAACAGGTTTATTTTGGTATCAGCCGCGAGGGATTTGAATGGGAGTTAGTCAATGAAGGCAATCCTATTCTTTGGAGTTATTTTGGTGATAAAGGAGTTCGCGACCATACAATTATCCGAACTGAAGCCAATGATTTCGTCATTATGTCCACAGACTTGAGTTTATCCTACGGCATGTTAAATCAGTACCAGGACTCTTGGGAAAAGATTGGAAGAGAGGGCAGTAAATCACTCATGTTATGGCGCTCGAAGGATTTGATTAACTGGGAGAAGCAAGAGACGATTCAATTAGGAGATGAAAATTTTGGCTGTCTCTGGGCACCGGATATTATTTATGATCGCCAGAATCAAGATTATGTTGTCCATTGGTCTTCTGCACATGCTCGGAATAATTATGGGCAGAAAGCAATCTACTACTCTCGTACGAAAGATTTTAAAGATTTTTCGATGCCGGAAATTTTGTATCAAAAACCAGATAGCGGTGTAATTGATTCAGCCATTTATGAAGAAGACGGGCAATATTACTTGTTTGTAAAAAGCGAGGCGCATCCTGAAAAAATCATTTTATTGCGTTCAGAACAAGTAACTGGTCCCTATGAAAGAGTAGTGAATTTTGATAAGAGCATGGCAGATTTGGAAGCAGGCGTTTATGAAGCGCCAACTGCAGTGAAAACCGCTGATGGTAGTTGGTGTTTATTTTTAGATTTTTACGGAACGACTACGGAAAAACAAGGATATATACCTTTTGTAGCCGATGCTTTGGTCAATGGAAATTTTGTGCGAAGTGATGAAAAATTCTCTTTTCCGTATGGCTACAAGCATGGAACTATTTTGAGCATCACAGAAGAAGAATATGGACGATTGAAAAACTATAAAAAACCAATTTCTGAATTTTAG
- a CDS encoding methyl-accepting chemotaxis protein codes for MGEKVKKKKHLQKSMSGKILLYLFWVIVLPALMVYFTEKYVNQELGNTNQIILGTVLIIVLGMIISFFIYQKVNKFIQTIVNMFLGSFLRVREGDLTTQYSMSEFVKLTSKVESSKFYTDANEFENITSAFSDMIISFKNTVGRIQDQANKASLMATELSEISKQTSKSTEDVSNTIVSIAEETYIQTIETKQMAEDIKILSNYFNQIDELLHRIGSYMEETNEANSVNQKQMADIDMNGQKSNETLKVLMDSIFEVNEYVQKVQVMTHVISDISDQTNLLALNASIEAAHAGEQGKGFAVVAEEVRKLAEQSTTASGDINEIISIVQQKSKEMVEHVRETSENGAVQSQAIKATLDSSKTVSDQVVLVTNEMKDAIELTNEMQGKKNFLLQSTKEILLVAENNAASIEEVSANAEEIMATMEEFSSNVSELEEISYDLKERTDIFITQDNEEASLKVIEKIKKASSEIVEEVQYSHP; via the coding sequence ATGGGCGAAAAAGTAAAAAAGAAAAAACATCTTCAAAAAAGCATGAGTGGAAAGATTTTATTATATTTATTCTGGGTAATAGTTTTGCCTGCCTTGATGGTTTATTTTACTGAAAAATATGTTAACCAAGAATTAGGAAATACCAATCAAATTATTTTGGGGACAGTATTAATTATTGTTCTTGGAATGATTATCAGTTTCTTTATTTATCAAAAAGTGAATAAGTTTATTCAAACAATTGTAAATATGTTTCTTGGTAGTTTTTTACGTGTTCGTGAAGGAGATTTGACTACTCAATACAGCATGAGCGAATTTGTGAAATTAACTTCAAAAGTAGAATCCTCTAAATTCTATACTGATGCAAATGAATTTGAAAATATTACTAGTGCATTCTCGGATATGATAATTAGTTTTAAAAACACGGTAGGTCGTATTCAAGATCAAGCAAATAAAGCGTCTTTGATGGCAACAGAATTATCAGAAATATCAAAGCAAACAAGTAAATCAACAGAAGATGTATCAAATACGATTGTCTCGATCGCAGAGGAAACATATATTCAAACGATTGAAACCAAACAAATGGCCGAAGACATAAAAATTCTATCGAATTATTTTAACCAAATTGATGAATTGCTTCATAGAATTGGTAGTTATATGGAGGAAACAAACGAAGCCAATTCAGTGAACCAAAAACAGATGGCTGATATTGACATGAATGGACAAAAATCAAATGAGACACTAAAAGTGCTTATGGATAGCATCTTTGAAGTGAATGAGTATGTTCAAAAAGTCCAAGTGATGACCCACGTTATCAGTGATATTTCAGATCAAACGAACCTACTTGCGTTAAATGCGTCAATTGAAGCGGCTCATGCAGGAGAACAAGGGAAAGGATTTGCGGTTGTCGCAGAAGAAGTACGGAAATTGGCAGAACAAAGTACAACGGCATCCGGAGACATTAATGAGATTATTAGTATTGTTCAACAAAAATCAAAAGAAATGGTTGAACACGTACGAGAGACATCTGAAAATGGTGCAGTTCAATCACAGGCGATAAAAGCAACTTTGGATTCCTCCAAAACAGTTTCTGATCAAGTGGTCCTGGTGACAAACGAAATGAAGGACGCCATTGAGCTGACCAATGAGATGCAAGGTAAGAAAAACTTCTTGTTGCAAAGTACCAAAGAGATTCTGCTGGTTGCAGAAAATAATGCCGCAAGTATTGAAGAAGTATCTGCTAATGCAGAAGAAATCATGGCTACTATGGAAGAATTTTCTTCTAATGTTAGTGAACTGGAAGAAATTTCATATGATTTAAAAGAGAGAACGGACATCTTTATTACTCAAGATAATGAAGAAGCCAGCTTGAAAGTAATTGAAAAAATTAAGAAGGCTTCGAGCGAAATCGTGGAAGAAGTACAATACTCACATCCTTAA
- a CDS encoding SDR family oxidoreductase, producing the protein MVQETYLITGAGTGFGKGIAFGLAELGKKVIAGVETMSEVSALEKEADEKKLKLQIEKLDVTSPEDRERAWSWDIDVLLNNAGISEGGSLVDIPEKQLRNQFEVNVFGPMLLTQQIAKSMVKKQRGKIVFMSSVSGLMADPLSGPYGGSKFALEAFAESLSKELQEFNVEVATINPGPFLTGFNDREFEAWKRWQDNPAERIFDYEKLAFPYEQFDPEPVIKASIKVLTGDENNYRNVIPKAMVSMIKKRQKELWDRKTDESLGERHELVQKSFDIEPGTTAVEGIVNKVKDIL; encoded by the coding sequence ATGGTACAAGAAACTTATTTGATTACCGGAGCAGGAACTGGTTTTGGAAAAGGCATTGCATTTGGTTTGGCAGAGCTCGGAAAGAAAGTAATTGCCGGTGTTGAAACGATGTCGGAAGTCTCAGCGTTGGAAAAAGAAGCAGATGAGAAAAAGCTAAAATTACAGATTGAAAAGCTGGATGTCACTAGTCCTGAGGATCGAGAACGTGCTTGGTCATGGGACATAGATGTTCTTTTGAATAACGCGGGTATTTCTGAAGGTGGATCATTAGTAGATATTCCTGAAAAACAGTTGCGTAACCAATTTGAAGTAAATGTGTTTGGACCAATGTTATTAACTCAACAAATTGCTAAATCTATGGTAAAAAAACAAAGAGGAAAAATTGTTTTCATGTCTTCAGTTTCTGGATTAATGGCAGATCCATTATCTGGACCTTATGGTGGATCAAAATTTGCTTTGGAAGCTTTTGCTGAATCGCTCAGCAAAGAATTGCAGGAATTTAATGTAGAAGTAGCCACGATTAATCCGGGGCCTTTTTTAACAGGTTTCAATGACCGGGAATTTGAAGCTTGGAAAAGATGGCAGGATAATCCAGCAGAGAGAATTTTTGATTATGAAAAATTAGCGTTTCCTTATGAACAATTTGATCCTGAGCCAGTTATCAAAGCATCTATAAAAGTATTGACAGGAGATGAGAATAATTATCGGAATGTCATCCCGAAAGCAATGGTATCAATGATTAAAAAGAGACAAAAAGAATTATGGGATAGAAAAACAGACGAGTCATTGGGAGAACGTCATGAGCTTGTACAAAAATCTTTCGACATTGAACCAGGAACCACAGCTGTTGAAGGAATAGTGAATAAAGTGAAAGACATTTTGTAA
- a CDS encoding helix-turn-helix domain-containing protein, whose protein sequence is MFELDYCEYACHNRNQERIYRPNGLGMYLFLRFYTPMRFVLNDEIVFSQPGACLLFTPEYPQDYEALQEFQNSYVHFKTVENLEKYDLPQNQIFYPHHLEEVDELFSKIQAEFISSSKFKVNMLDTLLQQLLIETTRQLEFQESSDELSALQLSFRKLRLTLLTECEKDWKISELCQQVHLEKSQFYNYYESFFSISPKADLLKARINKAKHLLSNQAAIIQEVALACGFSSASHFSRQFKRSTGISPKEYQKRELSRNK, encoded by the coding sequence ATGTTTGAGTTAGATTACTGCGAATATGCTTGCCATAATCGCAATCAAGAGCGTATTTATCGTCCAAATGGCTTAGGTATGTATTTATTTTTGAGATTTTACACTCCCATGCGATTTGTTCTTAATGATGAAATAGTCTTTTCTCAACCCGGCGCATGTCTCCTTTTTACGCCAGAATACCCTCAAGACTATGAAGCACTGCAAGAGTTTCAAAATAGCTATGTTCATTTTAAAACTGTTGAAAATTTAGAGAAGTACGATTTGCCACAAAATCAGATATTTTATCCGCATCATTTAGAAGAAGTTGATGAACTATTTAGTAAAATCCAAGCGGAATTTATTTCCTCATCTAAGTTCAAAGTCAATATGCTGGATACTTTATTGCAACAACTTTTAATCGAAACCACTCGTCAATTAGAATTTCAAGAATCTTCAGATGAACTCAGTGCCTTACAACTTTCTTTCCGGAAACTACGTCTTACTTTATTAACGGAATGTGAAAAGGATTGGAAAATTAGCGAGTTATGTCAGCAAGTACATTTGGAGAAAAGTCAGTTTTATAATTATTATGAGAGCTTTTTTTCTATTTCACCTAAGGCTGATTTACTGAAAGCCCGGATCAATAAAGCCAAGCATTTACTATCCAACCAAGCAGCTATTATCCAAGAGGTAGCGCTCGCCTGCGGTTTTTCCAGTGCTAGTCATTTCTCTCGCCAGTTTAAAAGAAGCACTGGAATCTCCCCAAAAGAATATCAAAAAAGAGAATTGTCTCGAAATAAATAA
- a CDS encoding AI-2E family transporter produces the protein MEKFSYYMREIIHSVSKGLGNYLKATFKLAGIATIILAVGLWLVGVDFWFWKAIGIAFVDMIPILGSGIIMIPWALVHFFLGNTSWAWQIGLVYIVLVVFRQIAEPIITGRSIGVRPLYTFLSTIVCVLIFGPIGAVLGAVVAVVIKAITEVKAFEKKDYEI, from the coding sequence ATGGAAAAATTCAGTTACTATATGCGTGAAATAATCCATTCAGTATCTAAAGGTTTAGGTAATTATTTGAAAGCAACGTTTAAACTTGCTGGAATTGCCACCATCATTTTGGCTGTTGGACTATGGCTGGTGGGGGTCGACTTTTGGTTCTGGAAGGCTATTGGAATTGCATTTGTTGATATGATCCCGATACTGGGAAGTGGAATCATCATGATTCCATGGGCTCTCGTTCATTTCTTTCTGGGGAATACCAGCTGGGCCTGGCAAATTGGTTTAGTCTACATTGTGCTGGTAGTTTTCCGCCAGATTGCGGAACCGATTATCACAGGCCGATCTATTGGTGTTCGTCCACTTTATACCTTTCTTTCAACTATCGTTTGTGTTCTAATTTTCGGACCGATTGGTGCAGTGTTGGGAGCGGTTGTTGCAGTTGTCATTAAAGCAATTACAGAAGTGAAAGCTTTTGAAAAAAAAGACTATGAAATATAA